From the Streptococcus oralis ATCC 35037 genome, one window contains:
- a CDS encoding sugar phosphate nucleotidyltransferase: MKAIILAAGLGTRLRPMTENTPKALVKVNQKPLVEYQIEFLKERGIDEIIIVVGYLKEQFDYLKEKYGVRLVFNDKYADYNNFYSLYLVKEDLANSYVIDADNYLFKNMFRNDLKRSTYFSVYREDCTNEWFLVYGDDYKVQDIIVDSKAGRILSGVSFWDAPTAEKIVGFIDKAYESGEFVDLYWDNMVKDNIKELDVYVEELEGNSIYEIDSVKDYHKLEEILSTIE; encoded by the coding sequence GTGAAAGCGATTATTTTAGCAGCGGGCTTAGGAACTCGTCTACGCCCTATGACTGAAAATACCCCAAAAGCTTTGGTTAAGGTTAATCAAAAACCCTTGGTAGAATACCAAATCGAGTTTTTGAAAGAGAGAGGAATTGATGAGATTATCATCGTTGTCGGTTACCTCAAGGAACAATTTGACTACCTAAAAGAAAAATATGGTGTTCGTTTAGTCTTTAACGACAAGTATGCTGATTACAATAACTTTTACTCACTTTATCTAGTAAAAGAAGATTTGGCTAACAGCTACGTCATCGATGCAGATAACTATCTTTTCAAAAATATGTTTCGAAACGATCTTAAACGTTCTACCTATTTCAGTGTTTATCGCGAAGACTGTACCAACGAGTGGTTCTTGGTTTACGGTGATGACTACAAGGTTCAAGATATTATAGTTGATAGCAAGGCTGGTCGCATTCTGAGCGGAGTTTCATTCTGGGATGCACCAACTGCTGAGAAGATTGTTGGCTTTATTGACAAAGCTTACGAAAGTGGTGAATTTGTTGATCTCTACTGGGACAACATGGTTAAGGATAATATCAAAGAATTAGATGTCTATGTCGAAGAATTAGAAGGAAATAGCATCTATGAAATTGATAGTGTAAAGGACTACCATAAGTTAGAAGAGATTTTATCTACTATTGAGTAA
- a CDS encoding PTS sugar transporter subunit IIB, which produces MIKILAACGAGVNSSHQIKSALEEELSNRGYDVHCDAVMVKDVNEDLIKGYDIFTPIAATDLGFEPGIPVIEAGPILFRIPAMSAPVFDNIEAAIKEHGLS; this is translated from the coding sequence ATGATTAAAATTCTTGCTGCCTGCGGTGCAGGTGTTAACTCAAGTCACCAAATTAAAAGTGCTCTAGAAGAAGAACTTTCAAACCGTGGTTATGATGTTCACTGTGATGCCGTCATGGTGAAAGATGTAAACGAAGACCTTATCAAGGGCTACGATATCTTTACACCAATCGCTGCAACTGACCTTGGTTTTGAACCTGGTATTCCAGTAATTGAAGCTGGACCAATCTTGTTCCGTATTCCAGCAATGAGCGCTCCAGTATTTGACAATATTGAAGCAGCTATCAAAGAACACGGACTAAGCTAA
- a CDS encoding PTS sugar transporter subunit IIA, whose product MGLDHFFDKNLVFCLEADNQEQLFDQVASLLEEREIVTPTYREALITREKSFPTGLDMEFLGKDLPNVAIPHTDIVHNLAEKVVVVRLEKPVTFHNMIAPDKEVEVSLLFFIINNSSSSQTNILAQLMDFFTGNGHLEDLSKISEPEKLYAYIAEATA is encoded by the coding sequence ATGGGATTAGATCATTTCTTTGACAAAAACCTGGTGTTTTGCTTAGAAGCGGATAATCAAGAACAACTCTTTGATCAGGTAGCAAGCTTGTTGGAAGAACGAGAAATTGTCACTCCAACTTATCGTGAAGCCTTGATCACGCGTGAAAAGTCATTTCCAACTGGTTTAGATATGGAATTTCTAGGAAAGGACTTGCCAAATGTGGCGATTCCTCATACAGATATTGTTCATAATCTAGCTGAGAAAGTGGTGGTTGTTCGATTAGAAAAACCAGTAACTTTTCACAATATGATTGCTCCTGATAAGGAAGTAGAAGTATCCCTACTCTTCTTTATCATTAACAACTCAAGTTCAAGTCAAACAAATATTCTGGCTCAGTTGATGGACTTTTTCACTGGAAATGGACATCTGGAAGATCTATCAAAAATTTCCGAACCAGAAAAACTTTATGCTTACATTGCTGAAGCAACCGCTTAA
- a CDS encoding NUDIX hydrolase yields MEFEEKTISRKEIYQGPIFKLVQDQVELPEGKGTAQRDLIFHNGAVCVLAVTAEDKIVLVKQYRKAIEAVSYEIPAGKLELGENADPMAAALRELEEEVAYTGKLELLYDFYSAIGFCNEKLKLYLASDLVKVENPRPQDDDETLEVLEVSLEEAKNLIQSGHICDAKTIMAIQYWELQKK; encoded by the coding sequence ATGGAATTTGAAGAAAAAACGATTAGTCGGAAGGAAATCTATCAAGGTCCTATTTTCAAACTAGTACAAGACCAGGTGGAACTACCAGAAGGAAAGGGTACTGCCCAACGTGACTTGATTTTTCACAATGGAGCTGTTTGTGTATTAGCTGTGACAGCCGAGGACAAAATCGTTCTCGTTAAGCAATACCGAAAAGCTATTGAGGCGGTTTCTTATGAGATTCCTGCTGGTAAACTAGAACTTGGTGAAAATGCTGATCCAATGGCGGCGGCCCTTCGTGAATTGGAAGAAGAGGTTGCCTACACTGGTAAGTTAGAACTGTTGTACGATTTCTATTCTGCGATTGGATTTTGTAATGAAAAACTAAAACTCTACCTCGCTAGTGATTTGGTCAAGGTGGAAAATCCTCGCCCACAAGATGATGATGAAACTTTGGAAGTTTTAGAAGTAAGCCTAGAGGAAGCCAAGAACCTGATCCAGTCAGGTCATATCTGTGATGCCAAGACCATTATGGCGATCCAGTACTGGGAACTACAAAAGAAATAG
- a CDS encoding DMT family transporter, which produces MKNKNGVSFGLLSGIFWGLGLTISAYIFSIFTNLSPFVVAAAHDFLSIFILLAFLLVKERKVRLSIFLNIRNVSVIIGALLAGPIGMQANLYAVKYIGSSLASSVSAIYPAVSVLLAFFILKHKVSKNTVFGVFLIIAAIIAQTYKVEQVNSFYIGILCALICAIAWGSESVLSSYAMESDLSEIEALLIRQVTSFLSYLVIVLFSHHSFAEVADGQLFGLLIVFAAFDMISYLAYYIAINRLQPAKATGLNVSYVVWTVLFAVIFLGAPLDMLTIITSLIVMAGVYIIIKE; this is translated from the coding sequence ATGAAGAATAAAAATGGTGTTTCCTTTGGTCTGCTCTCTGGTATCTTCTGGGGATTAGGTCTAACAATTAGTGCTTATATCTTTTCAATTTTTACAAATCTTTCACCTTTTGTGGTGGCTGCTGCTCATGATTTCTTGAGTATCTTTATCTTGTTAGCTTTTCTTTTGGTAAAAGAAAGAAAAGTTCGTCTCTCGATTTTCTTAAATATTCGAAATGTGAGTGTAATTATCGGTGCTTTACTAGCAGGACCTATTGGTATGCAGGCCAATCTTTATGCGGTTAAATATATCGGTAGTTCTCTAGCTTCATCTGTATCGGCTATTTACCCAGCAGTTTCAGTTTTACTAGCCTTCTTCATTTTGAAACACAAGGTTTCAAAGAATACAGTATTCGGTGTTTTCTTGATTATTGCAGCGATCATTGCTCAAACCTACAAGGTTGAACAAGTAAACTCGTTTTACATTGGGATTCTTTGTGCCCTTATCTGTGCCATTGCCTGGGGGAGTGAAAGTGTTCTCAGCTCCTATGCTATGGAAAGTGATTTAAGTGAAATTGAAGCCTTGTTAATCCGACAAGTAACCTCATTCTTGTCCTATCTAGTGATTGTGCTCTTTTCTCACCATTCATTTGCAGAAGTGGCAGATGGGCAATTATTCGGCCTCTTGATTGTATTTGCGGCCTTTGATATGATTTCCTACTTAGCTTATTATATCGCCATTAATCGCTTACAACCTGCGAAAGCGACAGGTTTGAATGTGAGCTATGTAGTTTGGACTGTCTTATTTGCAGTTATTTTCTTGGGTGCACCGCTAGATATGCTGACAATCATCACTTCACTTATTGTTATGGCTGGTGTTTATATTATTATTAAAGAATAA
- a CDS encoding YbaB/EbfC family nucleoid-associated protein yields MMNMQNMMRQAQKLQKQMEQSQAELAAMEFVGKSAQNLVQATLTGDKKVVSIDFNPAVVDPEDLETLSDMTVQAINAALEQIDETTKKKLGAFAGKLPF; encoded by the coding sequence ATGATGAACATGCAAAACATGATGCGCCAAGCACAAAAACTTCAAAAACAAATGGAACAAAGCCAAGCAGAACTCGCTGCCATGGAATTTGTTGGAAAATCAGCCCAGAACCTTGTCCAAGCAACTTTGACTGGAGACAAAAAAGTTGTCAGCATTGACTTTAACCCAGCAGTTGTAGATCCAGAAGATCTCGAAACACTTTCTGACATGACTGTTCAAGCGATTAACGCTGCTCTTGAGCAAATTGATGAAACGACTAAGAAGAAACTCGGTGCTTTCGCTGGAAAATTGCCTTTCTAA
- a CDS encoding phosphotransferase family protein yields the protein MEKLIKEKISSLLSDEEEVLSVEQLGGMTNQNYLVKTTNKQYIVKFFGKGTEKLINRQNEKYNLELLEDLDLDVKNYLFDIESGIKVNEYIESAVTLDSTSIKSKFEKIAPILQTIHASGKELRGEFAPFEEISKYESLIEGPIPYENYEAVRKDVFSLEKRLADLGVDRKSCHIDLVPENFIESPQGRLYLIDWEYSSMNDPMWDLAALFLESEFTKQEEDDFLSYYESDKTPVSREKIRIYKILQDTIWSLWTVYKEAQGADFGDYGVNRYQRAVEGLTYYGG from the coding sequence GTGGAGAAACTCATCAAAGAAAAAATTTCTTCTTTACTATCTGATGAAGAGGAAGTACTCAGTGTTGAACAGTTGGGAGGCATGACCAACCAAAACTATTTGGTTAAAACAACCAACAAACAGTATATTGTGAAATTTTTTGGTAAAGGGACTGAAAAACTCATCAATCGTCAAAATGAAAAGTACAATCTTGAACTTTTAGAGGATTTAGATTTAGATGTCAAAAATTACCTCTTTGATATTGAGTCAGGGATTAAAGTAAATGAATACATCGAATCAGCAGTAACTCTTGATTCAACATCTATCAAATCCAAGTTTGAAAAGATTGCACCAATTTTACAAACCATCCATGCTTCAGGGAAAGAATTAAGAGGAGAATTTGCTCCTTTTGAGGAAATCAGCAAATATGAATCCTTGATTGAGGGACCTATCCCTTATGAAAACTATGAAGCTGTAAGAAAAGATGTATTTTCACTAGAAAAGAGATTGGCTGATTTGGGTGTTGATAGAAAGTCCTGTCACATCGATTTGGTACCAGAAAACTTTATCGAGTCACCACAAGGTCGTTTGTATTTGATTGACTGGGAATACTCTTCTATGAATGACCCGATGTGGGATTTGGCAGCTCTTTTCTTAGAGTCTGAATTTACAAAGCAAGAGGAAGATGATTTCCTTTCCTACTATGAAAGTGACAAAACGCCTGTATCACGTGAGAAGATTCGTATCTATAAAATCTTGCAAGATACTATCTGGAGTTTGTGGACAGTGTACAAAGAAGCTCAAGGGGCTGATTTTGGAGATTACGGTGTCAATCGTTACCAAAGAGCTGTCGAAGGTTTGACTTATTATGGAGGTTAG
- a CDS encoding 2-C-methyl-D-erythritol 4-phosphate cytidylyltransferase — translation MIYAGILAGGTGTRMGISNLPKQFLELGDRPILIHTIEKFVLEPSIEKIVVGVHGDWVSHAEDLVDKYLSLHKDRIIITKGGADRNTSIEKIIEAIDAYRPITPEDIVITHDSVRPFITLRMIQDNIKLAQNHDAVDTVVEAVDTIVESTNGQFITDIPNRAHLYQGQTPQTFRCKDFMDLYGSLSDQEKEILTDACKIFVIKGKDVALAKGEYSNLKITTVTDLKIAKSMIEKD, via the coding sequence ATGATCTATGCAGGAATCCTAGCCGGAGGAACTGGCACACGCATGGGAATCAGTAATTTACCAAAACAATTCTTGGAGTTGGGTGATCGTCCTATTTTGATCCACACAATTGAAAAATTTGTTTTGGAACCAAGTATTGAAAAAATTGTAGTTGGAGTTCATGGAGATTGGGTATCTCATGCTGAGGACTTGGTTGACAAGTATCTTTCTCTTCACAAGGATCGCATCATCATTACAAAGGGTGGTGCTGATCGCAATACCAGTATCGAGAAGATTATAGAAGCTATTGATGCCTACCGTCCAATCACTCCAGAAGATATCGTGATTACGCATGACTCTGTTCGTCCTTTTATCACACTTCGCATGATTCAGGACAATATCAAACTGGCTCAAAATCATGATGCAGTTGACACAGTAGTAGAAGCAGTTGATACCATTGTTGAAAGTACTAATGGTCAATTTATCACGGATATTCCAAATCGTGCTCACCTCTATCAAGGTCAAACGCCTCAGACTTTCCGCTGCAAAGATTTCATGGATTTGTATGGTTCCCTATCTGATCAAGAAAAGGAAATCCTGACGGATGCATGTAAGATTTTTGTTATCAAAGGGAAGGATGTTGCCCTAGCTAAAGGGGAGTATTCAAACCTTAAAATCACAACAGTAACAGACTTGAAAATCGCGAAAAGCATGATTGAGAAAGACTAA
- a CDS encoding 5'-methylthioadenosine/adenosylhomocysteine nucleosidase produces the protein MKIGIIAAMPEELVYLTQNLEKPKEVQVLGNTYYTGSVGNTEVVLVQSGIGKVMSAMSVAVLADHFQVEAIINTGSAGALAEGIAVGDVVIADKLAYHDVDVTAFGYAFGQMAGQPLYFESDKKFIARIKENLSQLEQTWHLGLIATGDSFIAGDDKIASIKSHFPDVLAVEMEGAAIAQAAQSLNLPFLVIRAMSDNANHEASISFDEFIIEAGRRSAQVLLAFLKALD, from the coding sequence ATGAAAATTGGAATCATTGCTGCCATGCCAGAAGAACTCGTATATTTGACTCAGAATTTGGAAAAACCTAAAGAAGTCCAAGTCTTAGGAAATACTTACTACACTGGCTCTGTTGGCAACACAGAAGTCGTTCTAGTTCAGAGTGGGATTGGAAAGGTCATGTCGGCTATGAGTGTAGCAGTGTTAGCTGACCATTTTCAGGTAGAAGCTATCATCAATACAGGATCAGCAGGTGCTCTTGCTGAAGGGATTGCTGTTGGAGATGTAGTGATTGCGGATAAGTTGGCTTATCATGATGTGGATGTGACTGCTTTTGGCTACGCTTTTGGTCAGATGGCTGGTCAGCCTCTTTACTTTGAATCTGATAAGAAGTTTATTGCTAGGATTAAAGAAAACTTATCTCAGTTAGAACAGACCTGGCACCTAGGCTTGATTGCTACAGGGGACAGTTTTATAGCTGGAGATGATAAGATTGCTAGTATCAAATCCCACTTCCCAGATGTTCTAGCTGTTGAGATGGAGGGTGCAGCCATTGCTCAAGCGGCTCAGTCTCTTAATTTACCGTTTCTAGTCATTCGTGCCATGAGTGACAATGCCAATCACGAGGCCTCTATCTCATTCGATGAGTTTATCATTGAAGCTGGACGTCGTTCTGCCCAAGTCTTACTAGCCTTTTTAAAGGCTTTGGATTAA
- a CDS encoding 3'-5' exonuclease: MEKLRDYIAFDLEFNQHDGLTHLIQVSAVRFQDGKESAAFDSYVHTTVPLKSFINGLTGITAETLKDAPKVEQVLKDFQAFVGDLPIVGYNAAKSDLPILLEHGIDYRDQYKVDLYDEAFERRSSDLHGIANLKLQTVANFLGFHGKSHNSLEDARMTARVYEAFLESDEGKLLIEDQSSFSMNNPFGGLDLSQFID, encoded by the coding sequence ATGGAAAAATTAAGAGATTATATTGCCTTTGATTTAGAGTTTAATCAACACGATGGGCTTACCCATTTAATTCAAGTGTCAGCTGTCCGTTTTCAAGATGGTAAAGAAAGTGCAGCTTTTGATTCTTATGTCCATACTACAGTACCATTGAAGAGTTTTATCAATGGTTTGACTGGAATCACAGCTGAAACCTTGAAAGATGCGCCAAAAGTAGAACAAGTTTTAAAGGACTTTCAAGCATTTGTTGGCGACTTACCTATTGTTGGTTACAATGCAGCTAAGAGTGATTTGCCTATTCTCTTGGAGCATGGCATTGATTATCGTGACCAGTATAAGGTCGACCTATATGATGAGGCTTTTGAACGCCGTAGTTCTGATTTACACGGCATAGCCAATCTTAAATTACAAACTGTAGCGAATTTTTTAGGCTTTCACGGGAAGTCTCATAACAGTTTAGAGGATGCCCGCATGACGGCGCGTGTTTACGAAGCTTTTTTGGAATCAGATGAAGGAAAGCTATTAATAGAAGACCAGAGTAGTTTTTCTATGAATAATCCTTTTGGTGGCTTAGATTTATCCCAATTTATAGACTAG
- a CDS encoding glycerophosphoryl diester phosphodiesterase membrane domain-containing protein: MKPEKPKKLGFRKIYYNLDKILFLFFLIFMMVEFVWLPLNSWIAGILLRQTGYLFISYNNFWAIIQGSPFISLAFLILIAINLLVAYFQICLLFIGARHLLYHEKRTLIEYSRKVFHQSFLFVKRLSFCKMAFVFFYIALLFPFIRKILKIYYLNKIIIPDFIVNYWEGKHWLVGLMIIASAWIFLYISVRFMFALPKILFERKTVRESVKYSLQKTKKNVLFFSWHLLLIIIKTYLFFFGLLIPLLFAQAVMDNLTQKESLILGVINFVLIKNFHYMTLTYFLVKFVSFLTGEELEIMPRRKKDHLMRWGVMGCASIIFAIEGYVYLETPDTNTPLVISHRGVSNKNGVQNTVQSLEKTAQLKPDLIEMDVQETKDGQFVMMHDANLKNLTGINATPQDLTLDELTNTDIYENGYQTKISSFDAYLERANALNQKLLIEIKTSKKDSPQMMDHFLEKYGATIKKYGHQMQSLDYHVIDKVLTYDSEIPVYFILPYNSIFPRTKATGYTMEYSTLDEYFVNKLWTTDQRLYVWTVNGSEAFDKAVRLGADGMITDDLEMVQSQVTMAQDDPEYTELLLKKAMEFFDF, translated from the coding sequence ATGAAACCTGAAAAACCTAAAAAGCTAGGTTTTAGGAAGATATACTATAACCTAGATAAGATTTTATTTCTATTTTTCTTGATATTTATGATGGTTGAGTTTGTCTGGCTACCATTAAATTCATGGATTGCTGGCATCCTTCTGAGACAAACCGGTTATTTGTTTATCTCCTACAATAACTTTTGGGCGATTATACAAGGCTCGCCTTTTATCAGTTTAGCCTTTCTCATCTTAATTGCAATCAATCTCCTGGTTGCCTATTTCCAGATTTGTCTTTTGTTTATAGGGGCTCGTCACCTTCTCTATCATGAAAAGAGAACTTTAATTGAGTACAGTAGAAAAGTATTTCACCAGAGCTTTCTATTCGTTAAGCGATTGAGCTTTTGTAAGATGGCCTTTGTCTTTTTTTACATTGCTTTGCTTTTCCCGTTCATCCGTAAGATTTTAAAAATCTACTACCTCAACAAGATTATTATCCCTGATTTTATTGTGAATTATTGGGAAGGTAAGCATTGGCTGGTAGGTCTGATGATCATAGCATCCGCTTGGATCTTTCTCTACATCTCTGTCCGATTTATGTTTGCCCTGCCTAAGATTCTCTTTGAAAGAAAGACAGTAAGAGAAAGTGTGAAATATAGTCTCCAAAAGACAAAGAAAAATGTCCTTTTCTTCTCTTGGCATCTCTTACTCATTATTATTAAAACCTATCTCTTCTTCTTTGGTTTGTTAATTCCCTTGCTTTTTGCGCAAGCAGTGATGGATAATTTAACTCAAAAAGAATCCTTGATTCTCGGTGTGATTAATTTTGTCTTGATTAAAAATTTCCATTACATGACCCTGACTTATTTCCTAGTGAAGTTTGTTTCCTTCCTGACAGGAGAAGAACTAGAGATTATGCCAAGGCGAAAGAAAGATCATCTGATGAGATGGGGTGTCATGGGGTGTGCAAGCATCATCTTTGCCATAGAAGGCTACGTTTATCTGGAAACTCCAGATACCAATACACCTTTAGTGATTTCGCACAGAGGAGTAAGTAATAAAAACGGTGTTCAAAATACTGTGCAGTCTTTAGAAAAAACAGCTCAACTAAAACCAGATCTCATCGAAATGGATGTGCAGGAAACGAAAGACGGTCAGTTCGTGATGATGCACGATGCTAACCTCAAAAATTTAACAGGTATTAATGCTACACCGCAAGATTTGACTCTGGATGAATTAACAAATACAGATATTTACGAGAATGGTTATCAAACAAAGATTTCAAGCTTTGATGCCTATTTAGAGCGTGCAAATGCTTTAAACCAAAAATTGCTGATTGAGATTAAGACCAGTAAAAAAGATAGTCCGCAAATGATGGACCATTTCCTCGAAAAGTACGGAGCGACTATCAAGAAATATGGACACCAGATGCAATCGCTAGACTACCATGTGATTGATAAAGTGTTGACTTATGATTCTGAAATTCCAGTTTACTTTATTCTTCCCTATAACAGTATCTTCCCAAGAACCAAGGCAACTGGTTACACTATGGAGTACTCAACTTTGGACGAATACTTTGTCAATAAACTCTGGACAACTGATCAGAGACTCTATGTTTGGACCGTAAATGGTTCGGAGGCATTTGATAAAGCAGTTCGTCTCGGTGCAGATGGCATGATTACTGATGATCTTGAAATGGTCCAGTCACAAGTCACAATGGCTCAAGACGATCCGGAATATACGGAATTACTCTTAAAGAAAGCAATGGAATTCTTTGATTTCTAA
- the rocS gene encoding chromosome segregation protein RocS: protein MSIEMTVSEIAEVLGLSRQAINNRVKELPEEDTKKNDKGVTVVTRSGLIKLEEIYKKTIFEDEPVSDDVKQRELMEILVDEKNAEILRLYEQLKAKDRQLSEKDEQMRIKDRQIAEKDKQLDQQQQLTLQAMKDQETLKLELDQAKEEVQATKKGFFARLFGGK from the coding sequence ATGAGTATTGAAATGACCGTCAGTGAGATTGCAGAGGTCTTAGGTCTATCTCGTCAAGCAATCAATAATCGTGTCAAAGAACTTCCAGAAGAGGACACGAAAAAAAATGACAAAGGTGTAACTGTAGTTACTCGAAGTGGCTTGATCAAGCTAGAAGAAATCTACAAAAAAACGATTTTTGAAGATGAACCAGTCAGTGATGATGTCAAACAACGTGAACTGATGGAAATCTTGGTCGATGAGAAAAACGCTGAAATTCTTCGCTTGTACGAGCAGCTCAAGGCAAAAGACCGCCAGTTATCAGAAAAAGATGAGCAGATGCGCATCAAAGACCGTCAAATTGCAGAGAAGGACAAACAGTTGGATCAACAGCAACAGTTAACTCTTCAAGCCATGAAGGATCAAGAAACCTTGAAACTAGAGTTAGACCAAGCAAAAGAAGAAGTCCAAGCAACTAAAAAAGGCTTTTTTGCTCGCCTGTTTGGAGGAAAATAA
- the macP gene encoding cell wall synthase accessory phosphoprotein MacP, which produces MGKPLLTDEMIERANRGEKISGPPLQDDEETKILPTSSQHFGYSRSRDHGFSQDTLTIEVEPTIHKSRRIENTKRNVFNSKLNRILFAVILLLILLILAMKLL; this is translated from the coding sequence ATGGGAAAACCTTTATTAACAGACGAAATGATTGAACGTGCCAACCGTGGTGAGAAAATATCAGGACCACCTCTTCAAGATGATGAGGAAACAAAGATCCTACCAACGTCTTCACAACATTTTGGTTATTCACGTTCTAGAGACCACGGTTTTAGTCAAGATACCTTAACAATCGAAGTAGAGCCAACGATTCATAAGAGTCGCCGCATTGAGAATACCAAGAGAAATGTTTTTAATTCGAAACTCAATCGTATCTTGTTTGCAGTCATCCTACTTTTGATTTTGTTAATTTTAGCGATGAAACTCTTGTAA
- a CDS encoding ribitol-5-phosphate dehydrogenase, with the protein MINQIYQLTKPKFINVKYQEEDIDQKNHILIRPNYMAVCHADQRYYQGKRDPKILAKKLPMAMIHESCGTVISDPTGTYEVGQKVVMIPNQPPMQSDKEFYENYMTGTYFLSSGHDGFMREFVSLPKDRVVSYNDIEDTVAAITEFVSVGMHAVDRFLHLAHSKRERIAVIGDGSLAFVVANIINYTLPEAEIIVIGRHWEKLELFSFAKECYITDNIPEDLTFDHGFECCGGDGTGPAINDLIRYIRPQGTILMMGVSEYKVNINTRDALEKGLLLVGSSRSGRVDFEKAIQMMEVKKFANRLKNILYIEEPVREIKDIHRVFATDLNTAFKTVFKWEV; encoded by the coding sequence ATGATTAATCAAATTTATCAACTGACCAAACCAAAGTTTATCAATGTAAAATATCAAGAAGAAGACATTGATCAGAAGAATCATATCCTTATTCGTCCAAATTATATGGCGGTTTGTCATGCGGATCAACGTTACTATCAAGGGAAACGCGATCCAAAGATATTGGCTAAAAAGCTCCCAATGGCCATGATTCACGAGTCTTGTGGAACTGTTATTTCCGATCCAACTGGGACTTATGAAGTCGGTCAAAAGGTAGTTATGATTCCCAATCAACCGCCTATGCAGAGTGACAAGGAATTCTACGAGAACTACATGACAGGAACCTACTTCCTATCTAGTGGTCACGATGGTTTTATGCGAGAATTTGTCTCTCTTCCAAAAGACCGAGTCGTTTCTTATAATGACATTGAGGACACAGTTGCAGCCATTACAGAGTTTGTAAGTGTTGGTATGCATGCTGTGGATCGATTCCTGCATCTTGCTCATAGCAAGCGAGAGCGCATCGCTGTTATTGGAGATGGTAGTTTGGCCTTTGTGGTTGCGAATATTATCAATTACACTCTACCGGAAGCAGAGATTATCGTGATTGGTCGCCATTGGGAAAAACTGGAGCTCTTCTCTTTTGCAAAAGAGTGCTACATTACTGATAATATCCCAGAGGATTTGACCTTTGATCATGGATTTGAGTGTTGCGGTGGTGATGGCACAGGTCCAGCTATCAATGACTTGATTCGCTATATTCGTCCACAGGGAACGATTCTCATGATGGGAGTGAGCGAATACAAGGTTAATATCAATACACGAGATGCTTTGGAAAAAGGATTGTTATTAGTAGGCTCATCTCGTTCAGGACGCGTCGATTTTGAGAAGGCTATTCAAATGATGGAAGTCAAAAAGTTTGCAAATCGTCTGAAGAATATCCTTTATATTGAAGAGCCTGTGAGAGAAATCAAGGACATTCACCGTGTCTTTGCTACAGACCTTAATACTGCTTTTAAAACAGTATTTAAGTGGGAAGTGTAG